A segment of the Aromatoleum aromaticum EbN1 genome:
TCCGGATTGGGCAGGGCACTGAAGACTTCGCGCAGCTGCTGGCTCCAGAGCTTGCGGATCAGTGCGAAATAGGCGTTGTCCTCGCGGATGACGCAGTAATGGCCGACGCGCAACGCGTCGCGCTGATAGACCAGCAGGTCGAGCGGCAGGCCCACCGAGAGGTTCGAGCGGATGCTCGAATCCATCGACACGAGCGCACATTTCACCGCTTCGTCGAGCGACGTCGCATGCGTGATGATGCGCACGATGATCGGCTTGCCGTACTTGGATTCGCCGATCTGGAAATACGGCGTCTCCTGCGTCGCCTCGGTGAAGTTGCCGGCCGCGTAGAGCTGAAACAGGCGCGGCTCCTCGCCCTGGATCTGGCCCCCGAGCAGCAGCCCGGCAGAAAAATCGACGCCGAATTCCTTCAGCGATTCGGCATCACGCGCATGAACTTCGCGCAGGCAGTCGCCGACGTGCTTGGCCGCCTCGAACATCGTCGGCACGTTGCACAGGTTCCTCGCTCCGCCCGACTCGATCCGTTCGCGCAGCGTGTTGACGACCGACTGGCTGATCGACAGGTTTCCCGCCGTCATCAGCACGAGCACCCGTTCGCCGTGGCGCTCGAAGAAATGCATCTTGCGGAAAGTGTTGATGTGATCGACGCCGGCATAAGTACGGGAGTCGGACAGGAAGACCAGACCTGCATCCATCCGCATGGCGACACAATATGTCATGACCCCCCCGGGTGCGAGCGAAGGAATCCCGCGGGGCTGCCCGCGGCCGCCGATGTGACGTCGGAATTCCTCCGCGTTAACGGGTTACATCGGGCACAGCACGCAAAACTGTCCGGTTGGACCGGGCCAGCCGCATTTCGTGCCGCGCCCGGGCTCGCGTTCGAAGCAAGATCGGCTCCCTGCCCGCGCCAACTCGCTTTTTTGGCGCGAAAGCGGTCACGACTTCTCGTCGTAGCCGGATTCGGGCTCTTTCCCCGTTCGGGTCGTGTGAATGGACCCATGATTTCCCGCAGGCTGGATGGTCTCAACCCGTCCATTGCGAAACACGATCAACGCGGTTCCAGTCTGGGCCGCCATTTGGCCTGCGCGCGCTGCGGCCCGCTCCAGGGCTTTCTGTGAGAAGCGCAAATCGGCGTCGCGAGCCTGAGAAATCGGCAATGCGTTCATAGCTTTTCACTCCAGTCGAGCAGCACCGGGCTGGGCCCGGAGTTGTCATACAGCGCCCACGCGTCGACCAGGGGGGCATAGTGTTCGGAAAAATTGGCCAGCCCTGCCGCAAACCGGCGCCGGATGACCTCTTCGGGAATATTGTGTCCGCCCTGCTTCACACGTTGGGCAACACGCGCAACCGCCTCGTCCGGTTGAGCAAGTTGCAAGAAAATGAGCTTCACCCGATAGCCCGCGGACTGCCAACGCACAATGTGACGGAGGTACCCACGCCCTGACAGCGTAGTTTCAAAAGCGAAACTCTCGCGTGCCGCAAAATGGCGCTTCAACTCTTCCAACATCAGTCGCCCCGCTTGCACTGCAGCCGTTTCAGGCGCAAAAGGTGCCAGACCTGCGGCAATCAGATCGGCGTTCACGAACACCGGGCAACCTGCTTCATTGGGCAAAAACTCTCGCGCGAAAGTCGTCTTGCCCGCGCCGTTTGGCCCCGCGATGATGATGACCTTGCGCTCGCTGGCCATGTCACCCATTCAGCACATAAGGGGTTTGCCTGGAGCTGATTACCCACAGTTCGGCTGTCATGGAATAGGCATCCGGCAGAACAGCCTCGAAATCGTCTTGAATCCTCACAAGTCTACCAGACACCTATCTCGGCGAGCAGCACGAGAAGGTTGTAGCGATGAGCGCGCCCGATGCAAACGACCCGGTGTTCACTTGTCCGGCGCCCCGCCCTCGCGCCGGAGATTCGTCTCGTACTGGCTGCGCGCGGACAGATACTGTTTCGGCCACGCGACGTCGTCGAAGCCGATCTTCGCCGCTTCATGCAATGTCCAGGCTGGATCGGCGAGGTGCGGGCGCGCGATCGCGCACAGATCCGCACGGCCTGC
Coding sequences within it:
- a CDS encoding proteasome-type protease, encoding MTYCVAMRMDAGLVFLSDSRTYAGVDHINTFRKMHFFERHGERVLVLMTAGNLSISQSVVNTLRERIESGGARNLCNVPTMFEAAKHVGDCLREVHARDAESLKEFGVDFSAGLLLGGQIQGEEPRLFQLYAAGNFTEATQETPYFQIGESKYGKPIIVRIITHATSLDEAVKCALVSMDSSIRSNLSVGLPLDLLVYQRDALRVGHYCVIREDNAYFALIRKLWSQQLREVFSALPNPDWENIQLTAEALRQNTSLNTPRSEKREGES
- a CDS encoding AAA family ATPase; the encoded protein is MASERKVIIIAGPNGAGKTTFAREFLPNEAGCPVFVNADLIAAGLAPFAPETAAVQAGRLMLEELKRHFAARESFAFETTLSGRGYLRHIVRWQSAGYRVKLIFLQLAQPDEAVARVAQRVKQGGHNIPEEVIRRRFAAGLANFSEHYAPLVDAWALYDNSGPSPVLLDWSEKL